A portion of the Brevundimonas pondensis genome contains these proteins:
- the dusA gene encoding tRNA dihydrouridine(20/20a) synthase DusA, with translation MPINQAHRLSVAPMMDWTDRNCRAFHRALSSRALLYTEMVTAPAVIHGDRERLLGFDAVEHPVALQLGGSDPAQLAEAARIGEAYGYDEINLNVGCPSDRVQSGKFGACLMREPELVADCMAAINEAVRVPATVKCRIGVDDQDPLVSLFATVDASAAVGITSFVVHARKAWLKGLSPKENRDVPPLDYDLVRRLKRERPHLTICINGGIGDLDQAEAHLDDADGVQLDGVMLGRAAYHEPALLGQVDRRIFGMDVADVDPFAAIERYRPYMTGRLAEGAHLAGMARHMLGLMHGRAGARAFRRILTVEGVKAGAGLEVVDRAVEAVREAEARQARLGESEEAA, from the coding sequence ATGCCGATAAATCAAGCCCATAGGCTGTCCGTGGCGCCCATGATGGACTGGACCGACCGCAACTGCCGGGCGTTTCACCGCGCGCTGAGCAGTCGGGCGCTGCTCTATACCGAGATGGTCACGGCCCCGGCGGTGATCCACGGCGACCGCGAGCGGCTGCTGGGCTTTGACGCGGTCGAGCATCCGGTGGCGCTGCAGCTGGGCGGCTCGGACCCGGCGCAGCTGGCCGAGGCGGCGCGGATTGGCGAAGCCTATGGCTATGACGAGATCAATCTGAATGTCGGCTGCCCCTCGGATCGGGTGCAGTCGGGCAAGTTCGGCGCCTGCCTGATGCGCGAGCCGGAACTGGTGGCCGACTGCATGGCGGCGATCAATGAGGCGGTCCGCGTCCCGGCCACTGTCAAATGCCGCATCGGCGTGGATGATCAGGACCCCTTGGTCAGCCTGTTCGCCACGGTCGACGCCTCGGCGGCGGTGGGCATCACCAGCTTCGTTGTCCATGCGCGCAAGGCCTGGTTGAAGGGCCTGTCGCCCAAGGAAAACCGCGACGTGCCGCCGCTGGACTATGATCTGGTGCGGCGTCTGAAGCGCGAGCGGCCGCATCTGACCATCTGCATCAACGGCGGCATCGGCGATCTGGATCAGGCCGAGGCGCATCTGGATGACGCCGACGGCGTGCAGTTGGACGGCGTCATGCTGGGCCGCGCGGCCTATCACGAGCCGGCCCTGCTGGGGCAGGTGGACCGGCGCATCTTTGGCATGGATGTCGCGGACGTCGACCCCTTCGCCGCCATCGAGCGCTATCGTCCCTATATGACCGGGCGGTTGGCCGAGGGGGCGCATCTGGCGGGCATGGCGCGGCACATGCTGGGTCTGATGCACGGCCGTGCCGGGGCGCGCGCCTTCCGCCGCATCCTGACGGTCGAGGGCGTCAAGGCCGGAGCCGGACTGGAGGTCGTGGACCGCGCGGTTGAAGCCGTGCGCGAGGCCGAGGCGCGGCAGGCGCGGCTGGGCGAGAGCGAAGAAGCGGCCTGA
- a CDS encoding sulfite exporter TauE/SafE family protein gives MSALPLSELLMMFAALIAAGAVAGVIGGLFGVGGGTVLVPALFYAFSVLGVGGQSTLHVAIGTSLLTIVATSLRSLATHRAHGAVDEVVLKTWTPWVAFGGLVGAAIAGFTSMEGLAIVYGVCLLLIAMQMGLLPEHVTLRKDLPTGWGRRGVGTGIGLLSAMMGVGGGSFGGMMMTLCGRPIHQAVATASGFGLAIGATAALGFAVFGWDAPGRPPLSLGYVNVPAAVIMGLLTALTAPYGARLAHRLNRKVLRRAFAVYLLLTALSVVLKAL, from the coding sequence ATGAGCGCTCTACCCCTGTCCGAACTGCTGATGATGTTCGCCGCCCTGATCGCGGCGGGCGCGGTCGCGGGGGTGATCGGCGGCCTGTTCGGGGTTGGGGGCGGAACGGTGCTTGTGCCCGCGCTCTTCTACGCCTTTTCGGTGCTGGGCGTGGGCGGGCAGAGCACTCTGCACGTCGCCATCGGCACCTCCTTGCTGACCATCGTCGCCACCTCGCTGCGGTCCCTGGCGACGCACCGGGCGCATGGGGCGGTGGACGAGGTGGTGCTGAAGACCTGGACGCCCTGGGTGGCGTTCGGCGGTCTGGTCGGGGCGGCCATCGCGGGCTTCACCTCGATGGAGGGGCTGGCCATCGTCTATGGCGTCTGCCTGCTGCTGATCGCCATGCAGATGGGGCTGCTGCCGGAGCATGTGACCCTGCGCAAGGACCTGCCGACGGGCTGGGGCCGACGCGGCGTCGGCACGGGCATCGGTCTGCTGTCGGCCATGATGGGTGTCGGCGGCGGCAGTTTCGGCGGCATGATGATGACCCTGTGCGGGCGGCCCATCCATCAGGCGGTGGCCACGGCCAGCGGCTTCGGCCTGGCCATAGGCGCGACGGCGGCCCTGGGCTTTGCGGTTTTCGGCTGGGATGCGCCGGGACGACCGCCGTTGTCTCTGGGTTACGTCAACGTCCCGGCGGCGGTGATCATGGGGTTGCTGACGGCCCTGACCGCTCCCTATGGCGCGCGGCTGGCGCACCGGTTGAATCGCAAGGTGCTGCGCCGGGCCTTCGCCGTCTATCTGTTGCTGACCGCCCTGTCGGTGGTGCTGAAGGC